A genomic window from Candidatus Obscuribacter sp. includes:
- a CDS encoding DUF1152 domain-containing protein, whose amino-acid sequence MLEPTFIKQLKGCKNILIAGAGGGFDVFAGLPLFFALRDAGVNVHLANLSFSFRHGEITGKMLGKNVVAVTARSQGNEYYFPEGYLAQWLSRKRMEQPIYCIRMTPIEELVQSYRLLHEHLEFDMMVLVDGGVDSILRGDESRIGTPLEDVMSLAASLQIDVPKQLLCLGFGAETDVCHLYALETVAQLIKAKAFLGGLMLSPDMPEMIKFVEATEFVFYEMRGYESVICSSIISALEGYFGDHHRTRRTIGTELWINPLMLLYMAFDINKVAKNILYFDDLSGCHSIEQVRTMISEFRDKTSIRKIPGFPLR is encoded by the coding sequence ATGCTTGAACCGACCTTTATTAAACAACTAAAAGGCTGCAAAAACATCCTGATTGCGGGAGCTGGTGGCGGTTTTGACGTCTTTGCCGGTCTGCCGTTGTTTTTTGCTTTGCGCGATGCCGGGGTGAATGTTCATCTAGCAAACCTGTCCTTTTCATTTAGACATGGTGAAATCACTGGAAAGATGCTCGGTAAAAATGTCGTTGCTGTAACAGCCAGGTCTCAAGGCAATGAATATTATTTTCCGGAGGGCTATTTAGCGCAGTGGCTGAGTCGTAAGCGCATGGAGCAGCCTATCTATTGCATCAGGATGACGCCAATTGAGGAGCTTGTGCAGAGTTATAGGCTTTTACACGAGCATCTTGAGTTTGACATGATGGTGCTGGTGGATGGCGGAGTTGATTCGATATTGCGTGGCGATGAGTCGCGTATTGGCACTCCCCTCGAAGACGTAATGAGCCTTGCTGCGTCCTTGCAAATCGATGTGCCCAAGCAGCTTCTTTGTCTGGGGTTTGGTGCCGAAACCGATGTGTGTCATCTGTATGCACTGGAAACGGTGGCTCAACTGATCAAAGCTAAGGCGTTTTTGGGTGGATTGATGCTCAGCCCGGACATGCCAGAAATGATCAAATTTGTTGAAGCTACTGAGTTTGTGTTTTATGAGATGCGGGGTTATGAGAGTGTCATTTGTAGCTCGATTATCTCAGCTCTTGAAGGGTATTTTGGCGATCATCACAGGACTCGCAGAACGATTGGAACGGAGCTGTGGATTAATCCGTTGATGCTTCTCTATATGGCTTTTGATATAAACAAGGTGGCTAAAAATATACTTTACTTTGATGATCTGTCCGGTTGCCACTCCATTGAACAAGTGCGGACTATGATTAGCGAGTTTCGTGATAAAACCTCGATTCGCAAGATACCGGGCTTTCCCTTGCGATGA
- a CDS encoding alpha/beta hydrolase, with translation MGKRVESEWHPGEWQPAPEFKQQAIWPDAKSIPDKFTIPGKEELNKEGDFVGKVSNPTMTVYPARGKNSGTAVVIFPGGGYWCLAMKLEGTDVCDWLTARGITCVLLKYRVPGDALYPRSGCYPGNKAALEDAMRTIRLVRSRAKQLNIDPHKIGVLGFSAGGHLVAATSTLFDKSLHKPVDATDKLSARPDFAIALYPGHLTEHTNQKDQLNPYVPVTKNTPPTFIVQAQNDPVDDVTNSLVYFAALKKAGVPAEMHIYADGKHAFGVKPSKFPISNWPSLAETWLKSNNLLEN, from the coding sequence ATGGGCAAGCGAGTCGAGTCAGAATGGCATCCTGGTGAGTGGCAACCCGCTCCAGAATTTAAACAACAGGCAATTTGGCCAGATGCCAAATCCATACCTGATAAATTTACTATCCCGGGCAAAGAAGAGCTAAACAAAGAAGGCGACTTTGTTGGCAAAGTCTCAAACCCGACAATGACTGTGTATCCAGCGCGTGGCAAAAATAGCGGCACGGCAGTGGTTATCTTTCCCGGTGGCGGCTACTGGTGCCTGGCTATGAAACTGGAGGGCACCGATGTCTGCGACTGGCTCACTGCCCGCGGTATCACCTGCGTTTTGCTCAAATACCGTGTACCTGGCGATGCTTTATACCCTCGTTCCGGTTGTTACCCTGGCAACAAAGCGGCATTAGAAGACGCTATGCGCACAATAAGATTAGTGCGCTCTCGTGCCAAACAATTAAATATCGACCCACATAAAATTGGTGTTCTCGGTTTTTCGGCTGGCGGTCATCTTGTGGCAGCGACAAGCACACTCTTTGACAAATCCCTGCACAAGCCCGTTGATGCCACCGACAAATTAAGCGCGCGTCCTGATTTTGCCATAGCACTCTATCCGGGGCATTTGACCGAGCATACAAATCAAAAGGATCAATTAAATCCCTATGTACCCGTGACAAAAAACACCCCACCTACATTTATCGTACAGGCACAAAATGACCCGGTGGACGATGTGACAAATTCGCTTGTATATTTTGCTGCTCTAAAAAAAGCAGGCGTGCCAGCTGAAATGCATATCTATGCAGACGGCAAACACGCCTTTGGAGTAAAGCCTTCTAAGTTTCCAATCTCTAATTGGCCATCGCTGGCCGAGACCTGGCTCAAGTCAAACAACCTGCTAGAAAACTAG
- the lysS gene encoding lysine--tRNA ligase — protein sequence MSPVVGKSESPADDGHEMSKLKLDRLKKLAQLKEAGVNPYAYSFERTHKAAQLQELYKDLANGVETQDVVKVCGRIHNERNTWLFVDVYDDSGKIQLFCHKESLSEEKLKMLKLLDKGDFIGCVGTVRRTGKGELSIRVTDFEILTKSLLPLPDGWEGFTDVEARYRHRYVDMITNPGVRETLRKRSLTIRHMRNFLDMHDYLEVETPTLQVEAGGADARPFVTHHNALDIDLYLRIATELHLKRMVVGGMERVYEIGRIFRNEGISTRHNPEFTMLEMYCAYGDYNHLMDFTEEMLRYVADKVLGQADFIYQGEQINFSRPFRRLRMADAIKEVTGLDVSTLKDFESAKKAALDLGVKLDGEDSRGHVINAIFEAKVEHTLIAPTFLMDHPVEISPLTKAHRANEGEVERFELFIFGRELANGYSELSDPQDQRARLEDQAKRKAAGNEEAMPLDLDFIMAMEYGMPPTMGIGIGIDRLVMLLTDSASIRDVIAFPTMKPVAHTKPAKKEE from the coding sequence ATGTCTCCAGTTGTCGGCAAATCTGAATCACCCGCAGATGACGGGCACGAGATGAGCAAGCTCAAGCTTGACCGTCTCAAAAAGCTTGCCCAACTAAAGGAAGCTGGCGTCAATCCTTATGCTTATAGCTTTGAGCGCACTCATAAAGCAGCTCAATTGCAAGAACTATATAAGGACCTGGCCAACGGCGTTGAAACCCAGGACGTGGTCAAGGTGTGCGGACGCATCCATAATGAGCGCAATACCTGGTTGTTTGTTGACGTTTACGATGACTCAGGCAAGATTCAACTCTTTTGCCACAAAGAGAGCCTGTCAGAAGAAAAGCTCAAGATGCTCAAGCTCCTTGACAAGGGCGATTTTATTGGTTGTGTTGGCACAGTCAGACGCACCGGTAAGGGCGAGCTGTCCATCCGTGTAACCGACTTTGAAATCCTCACCAAGTCTTTGCTACCCCTGCCTGATGGCTGGGAAGGCTTTACCGATGTAGAGGCTCGCTACCGCCACCGCTATGTCGACATGATCACAAACCCTGGCGTGCGCGAAACCTTGCGCAAGCGCAGTTTGACCATACGCCATATGCGCAACTTTTTGGATATGCACGACTATCTCGAAGTCGAGACCCCGACTCTCCAGGTAGAAGCCGGTGGAGCTGACGCGCGCCCCTTTGTCACCCATCACAATGCCCTCGATATCGATCTCTATTTGCGTATCGCAACTGAGCTGCACCTCAAGCGCATGGTAGTAGGCGGTATGGAGCGCGTCTATGAGATTGGTCGCATCTTTAGAAACGAAGGCATAAGCACCAGACACAATCCCGAATTTACAATGCTCGAGATGTACTGCGCCTATGGTGATTACAATCACCTCATGGACTTTACTGAAGAAATGCTCAGATACGTAGCAGACAAAGTCCTCGGCCAAGCTGACTTTATCTATCAAGGTGAGCAAATCAACTTTAGCCGTCCCTTTAGAAGACTGCGCATGGCTGATGCCATAAAAGAAGTAACTGGACTGGATGTAAGCACACTCAAAGATTTTGAGAGCGCTAAAAAAGCAGCACTAGATCTAGGCGTCAAACTCGATGGCGAAGACAGCCGCGGGCATGTTATCAACGCCATTTTTGAAGCCAAAGTCGAACACACTTTGATTGCTCCGACTTTCTTAATGGATCATCCAGTCGAAATCTCACCTCTAACAAAAGCGCACCGCGCAAACGAAGGTGAAGTCGAACGTTTTGAACTATTTATATTTGGTCGCGAACTAGCAAATGGCTACAGTGAGCTTAGCGATCCCCAAGATCAAAGAGCCAGACTGGAAGACCAGGCCAAACGCAAAGCAGCTGGCAACGAAGAAGCGATGCCACTCGATCTCGACTTTATCATGGCCATGGAATACGGCATGCCCCCAACTATGGGTATCGGAATCGGTATCGATAGACTCGTCATGCTACTAACAGACAGTGCCTCTATCCGTGATGTCATCGCCTTTCCTACGATGAAGCCTGTGGCTCACACAAAGCCCGCTAAAAAAGAAGAATAG
- the gyrA gene encoding DNA gyrase subunit A, whose amino-acid sequence MKKSFIDYAMSVIVSRAIPDVRDGLKPVHRRIIYGMYELNLAPNEKFKKSARVVGDVMGKYHPHGDSAIYEALVRLAQPNASRYVLINGHGNFGDLDNPAAAMRYTECKLAPLAMRALEDIEAETIDMRPNFDGSMQEPSVLPSRLPVLLLNGSSGIAVGMATNIPPHNMTEVINGTVALIDNPELTSTDLMQWVKGPDFPSGGIILGTDGITEAYTTGRGSVPLRGEATIEQIPGSGGRQTKMGIVVTSLPYMVGPEAFTKRVADLVRDEKLTGISDVNDETDRTGLRVVIELKRDAHPEVVLNNLYKHTQLQSSFPVNTLALVKNQPRTLKLVDMLQEFIDHRIEVVTRRTRYRLRKAEDRAHILEGYLIAMGNIDEVIKIIRKADATEEARTNLISKFGLTEVQANAILEMQLRRLTGLERGKVESEHAELTIAIADFKAILESRQRILDIIKAELIEIRDTFKDLQGNKDERRTRIEGSSSDTELSAKDLTPNDEMALFITKQDYIKRVPLETFRRQKRNTRGVTGMKTRDEDDLQHFFAARMHDRLLVFTNRGQVYSVEVMNVPEGGRTAKGLALVNLMPISQEETVTTVIPVASFDPDSYLIMLTHQGYVKKVQMSDFANIRKSGIIAITLNDGDELGWVRPSAGKSDVIIGTSEGMCIRYSEDELRPLGRSARGVRAITLREGDKIVGFDAVEPVDGIYALVVTNDGFGKRVKLEEFRQQGRGGIGLIGTKFKNAQSRLASLRVVKPGEEMIIATANGVVVRQNINDISIQGRMATGVRLQQVGADDLVVSVTPLVEPSADIEAGSGGDEPAAE is encoded by the coding sequence ATGAAGAAGTCGTTTATCGACTACGCCATGTCCGTTATTGTCAGTCGTGCTATACCCGACGTTAGAGATGGTCTCAAGCCAGTACACCGCCGCATCATCTACGGCATGTATGAGCTAAACCTTGCTCCCAACGAAAAATTTAAGAAATCAGCCAGAGTCGTCGGCGACGTCATGGGTAAATATCACCCTCACGGTGACTCTGCTATTTACGAAGCCCTGGTCCGTCTGGCTCAGCCAAACGCCAGTCGCTATGTGCTTATCAATGGTCACGGTAACTTTGGTGACCTCGATAACCCAGCTGCTGCCATGCGTTATACCGAGTGCAAACTGGCTCCCTTAGCCATGCGTGCCCTCGAGGACATAGAAGCTGAGACGATTGATATGCGTCCTAACTTTGATGGTTCGATGCAAGAGCCTTCTGTATTGCCTTCACGTTTGCCAGTCCTGTTGCTTAACGGCTCATCCGGTATCGCAGTCGGTATGGCGACAAACATCCCGCCGCATAACATGACCGAAGTCATTAACGGCACAGTTGCCTTGATCGATAACCCAGAGCTGACATCGACCGATTTGATGCAGTGGGTCAAGGGTCCAGACTTCCCGTCGGGCGGTATCATCCTCGGTACAGACGGTATTACTGAGGCCTATACAACTGGTCGCGGTTCTGTGCCATTGCGTGGTGAAGCCACCATTGAGCAGATTCCGGGATCTGGTGGTCGCCAGACTAAGATGGGTATCGTTGTTACATCGTTGCCTTATATGGTTGGACCAGAAGCATTCACCAAGCGTGTTGCTGACCTGGTGCGTGATGAAAAACTAACTGGTATCTCTGACGTCAATGACGAAACAGACAGAACTGGTCTGCGTGTAGTAATCGAACTGAAGCGCGACGCTCATCCTGAAGTCGTCCTTAATAACCTCTACAAGCACACTCAACTGCAGAGTTCTTTCCCAGTCAATACGCTGGCTCTGGTCAAAAACCAGCCGCGCACACTAAAGCTCGTCGATATGCTCCAGGAGTTTATCGATCACCGCATCGAAGTCGTAACTCGTCGCACTCGTTATCGTTTGCGCAAAGCCGAAGATAGAGCCCACATCTTAGAGGGCTACTTGATTGCCATGGGCAATATCGACGAAGTGATCAAGATCATTCGTAAGGCAGATGCAACAGAAGAAGCTCGCACCAACTTGATTTCAAAGTTTGGTCTGACCGAAGTGCAGGCCAACGCAATCCTTGAAATGCAATTGCGCAGATTGACAGGATTGGAACGCGGCAAGGTAGAAAGCGAACATGCCGAACTGACAATTGCCATTGCTGACTTCAAAGCAATTCTCGAAAGCCGTCAACGCATCCTCGATATCATCAAAGCTGAGCTCATTGAAATCCGCGATACTTTCAAAGATTTGCAAGGCAACAAAGATGAGCGCCGTACACGCATCGAAGGCTCTAGCTCCGATACCGAACTATCGGCTAAAGATCTCACTCCTAACGATGAGATGGCATTGTTTATCACCAAGCAGGATTACATCAAGCGCGTACCGCTTGAGACATTCCGCAGACAAAAGCGCAATACTCGTGGCGTAACTGGTATGAAGACCAGAGACGAAGACGATTTGCAGCATTTCTTTGCTGCTCGCATGCACGACAGACTTTTGGTATTTACAAACCGCGGTCAGGTCTACTCTGTCGAAGTAATGAACGTCCCTGAAGGTGGAAGAACCGCTAAAGGTCTGGCTCTAGTCAACCTCATGCCGATTTCACAAGAAGAGACCGTGACTACAGTTATCCCTGTAGCAAGCTTTGATCCAGATAGCTACTTGATCATGCTGACACACCAGGGCTATGTCAAAAAAGTACAGATGTCGGATTTTGCCAACATCAGAAAGAGCGGCATCATAGCCATCACTCTTAATGATGGCGACGAACTCGGCTGGGTCAGACCATCTGCTGGTAAGTCCGATGTCATCATCGGTACCAGTGAAGGTATGTGCATCCGCTACTCCGAAGACGAACTCAGACCACTGGGTCGCTCTGCTCGCGGTGTGCGTGCTATCACTCTGCGCGAAGGCGACAAGATTGTGGGCTTTGATGCAGTCGAGCCAGTTGATGGTATCTACGCACTCGTTGTCACCAACGATGGCTTTGGTAAGCGCGTCAAACTGGAAGAATTCCGTCAGCAAGGTAGAGGCGGTATCGGTCTTATCGGTACCAAGTTTAAAAATGCTCAGTCCAGACTGGCAAGCTTGCGCGTAGTCAAACCAGGCGAAGAAATGATTATCGCCACTGCCAATGGTGTGGTCGTAAGACAGAACATCAATGACATCAGCATCCAGGGTCGTATGGCGACAGGTGTGAGATTGCAGCAAGTAGGCGCTGACGACCTGGTCGTCTCAGTCACTCCGCTGGTCGAGCCCTCAGCTGATATCGAGGCTGGAAGTGGTGGAGATGAGCCTGCTGCTGAATAA
- a CDS encoding HEAT repeat domain-containing protein: MANWNSHNEKETGQRDEVGNMRTSGDISHVRRVVAGNPNTPITVLFRLSHDASTTVRRAVAGNPRASDDLLAKMATDTCPEVRLAVAENRNTAQATLRELAKDPSDDVRYGLAECLHLERESLTDLANDVNPYVRFRAIKTINALYPEEAETLVVACPIQRLYG; this comes from the coding sequence ATGGCGAATTGGAACTCTCATAACGAGAAGGAAACTGGTCAACGGGATGAAGTGGGCAATATGCGCACTTCTGGAGATATTTCGCATGTCCGGAGAGTGGTAGCGGGCAATCCAAACACACCAATTACGGTGCTGTTCAGGTTGTCACATGACGCTTCAACCACAGTCAGGCGAGCGGTTGCTGGCAATCCACGCGCCAGTGATGATTTATTGGCAAAGATGGCTACTGATACCTGTCCTGAAGTCAGGTTGGCTGTGGCAGAAAATAGAAACACTGCTCAGGCAACCCTGAGAGAGCTTGCGAAGGATCCTAGTGACGACGTGCGCTACGGTCTGGCCGAGTGCCTCCATCTTGAGCGCGAGAGTCTTACCGACCTTGCCAACGATGTCAATCCTTATGTACGCTTCCGCGCTATCAAGACAATCAATGCCCTTTATCCAGAAGAGGCTGAGACCCTGGTAGTGGCATGTCCGATTCAGAGACTGTATGGCTAA
- a CDS encoding response regulator transcription factor produces MLDKKIRSCHIERGLILTVASACEVCPLKILIIEDDVNIARLIELELGYEGYQVAVAHDGNQGLDLFKKDTPDLVLLDVMLPGLDGIEVCKRLRGMSKVPVIMLTAKDGVQDRVSGLDSGADDYLTKPFATEELLARIRAVMRRKPQEGILTYADLWMDQLNRIVKRGERQLDLRAKEFDLLRLFMQYPEQVLSREFIFDKVWGYDFIGESNVIEVYIRYLRSKLEDATSKRLIQTVRGEGYVLREEEPSR; encoded by the coding sequence ATGTTGGACAAAAAGATTAGATCATGCCATATTGAACGGGGGTTAATATTAACCGTGGCAAGTGCATGTGAGGTATGTCCGTTGAAAATCCTGATTATTGAAGACGATGTGAACATTGCTCGTCTCATCGAGTTGGAGCTAGGTTATGAGGGCTATCAAGTGGCCGTGGCTCACGATGGTAATCAAGGTCTTGATCTTTTCAAGAAGGACACGCCGGACCTGGTATTGCTAGACGTCATGTTGCCCGGATTGGATGGCATCGAAGTCTGCAAACGCCTGCGCGGCATGTCCAAAGTGCCTGTGATTATGTTGACTGCCAAAGATGGTGTACAGGATAGAGTTAGCGGCCTCGACAGTGGTGCTGACGACTATCTGACCAAGCCTTTTGCCACCGAAGAACTCCTTGCTCGCATCCGCGCAGTAATGCGTCGTAAGCCTCAAGAAGGCATCTTGACCTATGCCGACCTGTGGATGGACCAACTCAATCGTATCGTCAAACGTGGCGAGCGTCAGCTGGACCTGAGAGCTAAAGAGTTTGATTTGCTCAGACTGTTTATGCAGTATCCAGAGCAAGTTCTTTCTCGCGAGTTCATCTTTGACAAGGTCTGGGGATATGACTTTATCGGTGAATCAAACGTTATCGAAGTCTATATCAGATACTTGCGTTCCAAACTTGAGGACGCCACCTCCAAGAGACTGATTCAAACAGTACGCGGAGAAGGCTATGTCTTGAGAGAAGAAGAACCATCACGCTAG
- a CDS encoding mechanosensitive ion channel codes for MSGFAPGLAQEEKKDNRLEDQPGYVYVDGIRVIGVFGSNGPLSKEERIKQIQSRVDNAYGRRDFDPSKFHIVDDEFGTRIFYGEENIMLVANEEAQSIKISSRALATDYIKRLNEAASHYKKDSRTNRLVLGALGSFAGFITLIFLFSRFGTLTDSLSVALVTKLNLLLPGTRTDVLKDFLTLTVSFVSRTAFFVFWVGCLFFYVCTVLNYFPWTKVYGHQLLERTMAPLTTGLHDFSDYIPNFFIILIIGYFTYGALALFHFVFTEIGKGELSLPDFDRDWAEPTYKLIKALTIFMAIIVAAPYLPGWESPAFKQMGLFIGLLVSLGSTGAVGHLVAGVVLTYTRAFKIGDRVKIGEHTGDVIERTLFTTRIKTIKNEAITVHNGQVITSEIINYSTNALASGLILHTSVTIGYDAPWRQVHQLLIDAASDCPDLLTDPKPFVLQRALDDFFVEYEINAHTNKAHEMVRIYSELHQAIQDRFNAAQVEIMSPHYGAIRNGNKSTIPTVTAAK; via the coding sequence ATGTCAGGTTTTGCTCCAGGCTTGGCACAAGAAGAGAAAAAAGATAATCGCCTGGAAGATCAGCCCGGCTATGTCTATGTCGATGGAATTAGAGTTATTGGCGTCTTTGGCAGCAACGGTCCCCTTAGCAAGGAAGAAAGAATCAAGCAGATTCAGTCCCGCGTCGACAATGCCTATGGGCGCAGAGATTTTGACCCATCTAAATTTCACATAGTAGATGATGAATTCGGCACCAGAATATTCTACGGTGAAGAAAACATTATGCTGGTGGCTAATGAAGAAGCACAGAGCATAAAGATATCGAGCCGAGCGCTGGCCACTGACTACATCAAGCGCCTCAATGAAGCCGCTTCGCATTACAAGAAAGACAGTCGTACCAACAGACTGGTACTGGGCGCACTGGGCTCGTTTGCTGGCTTTATTACTTTGATATTTTTATTTAGTAGATTTGGCACCCTGACTGATAGTCTCTCAGTCGCGCTGGTAACCAAGCTCAACTTGCTATTACCCGGCACCAGAACTGATGTACTCAAGGACTTCTTGACACTGACTGTGTCTTTTGTCAGTCGCACTGCCTTCTTTGTTTTCTGGGTTGGTTGCTTATTCTTCTATGTATGTACGGTGCTCAATTATTTCCCCTGGACAAAAGTCTACGGACATCAGCTCCTGGAACGCACTATGGCGCCCCTCACCACCGGACTCCATGATTTCAGTGACTATATCCCCAACTTTTTCATTATCCTTATAATTGGCTACTTCACCTATGGTGCACTTGCTCTCTTTCACTTTGTTTTTACCGAGATAGGCAAGGGCGAGCTGAGCCTGCCTGACTTTGATCGCGACTGGGCAGAGCCCACTTACAAGTTGATCAAAGCGCTCACTATCTTTATGGCGATCATTGTGGCAGCGCCCTACCTGCCAGGCTGGGAGTCTCCAGCCTTTAAGCAGATGGGACTCTTTATTGGATTATTGGTATCGCTGGGGTCCACTGGCGCTGTTGGCCATCTGGTCGCCGGTGTAGTACTGACTTATACTCGTGCCTTTAAAATCGGTGATCGCGTCAAAATCGGCGAGCACACAGGCGATGTCATCGAGCGTACACTCTTTACGACACGCATAAAAACCATCAAAAACGAGGCAATCACAGTCCACAATGGACAGGTGATTACCTCCGAAATCATCAACTACAGCACCAACGCTCTGGCCAGTGGTTTGATTTTGCACACCTCTGTCACCATCGGCTACGATGCCCCCTGGCGCCAGGTCCATCAGCTATTAATTGATGCCGCTAGCGACTGCCCCGACCTACTTACCGATCCCAAACCATTTGTATTACAAAGAGCACTCGATGATTTCTTTGTCGAATACGAAATCAATGCCCACACTAACAAAGCTCATGAAATGGTGAGAATTTATTCGGAGCTGCATCAAGCTATTCAAGACCGTTTTAATGCTGCACAAGTAGAGATAATGTCGCCACACTACGGCGCTATTCGCAACGGCAACAAATCAACAATACCAACGGTAACTGCAGCAAAATAA
- a CDS encoding PAS domain S-box protein gives MGQRDNLLWSDAPPHLLEAVFHSSTTAGIVVDCHNNICLVNDAALKMTGYTSAEAIGRDAAFLVPEHQKKDAFYAILNRLESGQNFGPFETVLLHKDGTPVPVAIFYYAARNEEGKLIGVVKAARPLAFTDHEGRFRLVFEAAPNGMLMVDRDGRVVMINSRVESLFGYTREELIGRELAFIAPKRFHAATQKIEGEFVELPWTDAMSKGIDLFALKKDGSELPIEIGINPIDLDTGALVLLSVLDLTERKRNEDLIEARDRAINLSQMKTAFVANISHELRTPLSGILGMNELLLGMELSAEQLEIAEAIRDSSQALLRIVNDVLDIAKIEAGKVALSSEKLSISDVVHQSLRVVNEAAKAKNIKLVSTVDQCLPAYLIGDPERIKQILINLLGNAVKFTSQGQVSLEATCENDDDKTISVRFTVRDTGAGMDGEKLKALFRPFSQVAETYTGRSIGTGLGLSICKSLVEAMNGRIGVDSVKGSGSVFWFVIPLRRWDRNALQSASGQYINADINAISGSVGSDGLSHSDTTAGAASATAVERSVLLVEDSPLLRVLAIKQLEKLGVRSQIVGSGLEAVELIKTRIFDLIFMDINIPDLDGLETTRRIRAYEKALGRHTPIIAMTAAAMKGDLERCMEAGMDDYLRKPVSMDDLREKLEAWLPGLV, from the coding sequence GTGGGTCAGCGCGATAATTTACTGTGGTCTGATGCTCCACCACATCTACTTGAAGCAGTTTTTCACAGCTCAACAACCGCTGGTATAGTTGTCGATTGCCACAATAATATCTGTCTGGTCAACGACGCAGCTTTGAAGATGACTGGTTATACATCAGCCGAGGCTATTGGCAGGGATGCTGCATTTTTAGTGCCGGAGCATCAAAAGAAGGATGCTTTTTACGCCATCCTAAATCGTCTTGAGTCTGGACAAAACTTTGGTCCATTTGAGACCGTACTTTTGCATAAAGACGGCACTCCAGTGCCAGTTGCTATCTTTTATTATGCAGCGCGCAACGAAGAAGGAAAATTGATTGGTGTAGTGAAGGCTGCTAGACCGCTTGCTTTTACTGATCACGAAGGTCGCTTCCGTTTGGTTTTTGAGGCAGCTCCCAATGGCATGCTGATGGTTGATAGAGATGGTCGTGTCGTTATGATCAATTCTCGCGTGGAATCATTATTTGGTTATACTCGCGAAGAGCTTATTGGTAGAGAGCTTGCGTTTATTGCTCCAAAGAGATTTCATGCTGCCACTCAAAAAATTGAAGGTGAATTTGTAGAGTTACCCTGGACTGACGCCATGAGTAAGGGTATCGATCTCTTTGCTCTCAAAAAGGACGGTAGCGAGTTACCCATCGAAATTGGTATCAACCCGATAGACCTGGATACTGGCGCTCTTGTACTTTTGTCGGTGCTCGATTTGACTGAGCGCAAACGTAACGAAGACCTCATTGAAGCCCGTGATCGCGCCATCAATCTCTCTCAAATGAAGACTGCTTTTGTCGCCAATATTAGCCATGAGCTGCGCACTCCCCTTAGTGGCATCCTTGGTATGAACGAGCTATTGCTTGGTATGGAATTATCAGCAGAGCAACTAGAGATAGCAGAGGCTATCAGAGACTCATCGCAGGCTCTTTTGCGCATCGTTAACGATGTGCTGGATATAGCCAAAATCGAGGCTGGTAAAGTTGCTTTGTCATCCGAAAAATTGAGTATTAGCGATGTTGTACACCAGTCACTGCGTGTAGTTAATGAAGCCGCTAAAGCTAAGAATATCAAGCTGGTATCCACTGTCGATCAATGTCTGCCTGCTTATTTGATTGGTGATCCTGAGCGTATCAAACAGATTCTTATAAACTTGCTGGGCAATGCTGTCAAGTTTACATCTCAAGGTCAGGTCTCTCTTGAGGCTACGTGTGAAAACGACGATGATAAAACGATTTCTGTTAGATTCACAGTGAGAGACACTGGGGCTGGCATGGATGGCGAAAAGCTAAAAGCGCTCTTCCGACCTTTTAGTCAGGTTGCTGAGACTTATACCGGACGATCAATTGGTACAGGTCTTGGCCTCAGTATTTGCAAAAGTCTGGTTGAAGCCATGAATGGTCGAATTGGCGTTGATAGTGTCAAAGGATCGGGCTCGGTCTTTTGGTTTGTGATACCGCTCAGACGCTGGGATCGCAATGCTCTCCAGAGTGCCTCAGGCCAGTACATCAATGCCGATATCAATGCTATATCAGGCTCAGTGGGCAGCGATGGTTTGTCTCATTCTGATACTACTGCTGGTGCTGCTAGCGCCACTGCTGTAGAGCGCAGTGTGTTGCTAGTTGAAGACAGCCCTCTTTTGCGAGTTTTAGCCATCAAGCAACTAGAAAAACTCGGTGTCAGGTCTCAAATCGTTGGCTCTGGGCTGGAAGCAGTAGAGCTTATTAAGACTCGAATTTTTGATTTGATTTTTATGGATATCAATATTCCAGATCTCGACGGTTTGGAAACAACTAGGCGTATCCGGGCCTACGAAAAAGCTCTGGGTCGTCATACTCCGATTATTGCCATGACGGCTGCTGCCATGAAAGGCGACCTGGAACGTTGTATGGAAGCCGGTATGGACGACTACTTACGCAAACCAGTATCCATGGACGATTTGCGCGAAAAATTAGAAGCCTGGTTGCCCGGATTGGTGTAG